GCTTGCGTGCCTGAGTTTGCTTTTGCGAGGGGGCAAGTGCCCAGTTTTCAGGCAGATTGATGTAATCGACCAACTCTCGCAGGTGTCCGTTGTTTCGTCCGGTGAAGGAAAACGCCAGGCGGGCAAGGTGGCTGAACTGTGCTTCGTCGTGCTCTTCCCCAAGATACGCATGCTGGTGGAAATTCTCACTCAGGCACAAGTCAGCATACGTTGCTTGTATGTGGTCAATGGCTTGTTCGTTGAGTGGGTGATGCATGCGGATGACGAACTTGTTTTTCAGCCAGCGGCTGGAGTGGAAATTGTTGTAGAAGCCATTGATCTCTTCTACCGCTTCTTCTGCGCTGTAAACCAGTCGCAGCAATTTCATGTCACTCGGCAAGATATAGCGGTTGGCTTCCAGTTGGTTTTTGATGAAGTTAAGCGCTTCCTGCCAGAAGCTACCCCCCGGCGTGTCGAGTAGCACGATGGGAACCAAAGGGCTCTTGCCGGTCTGGATCAACGTCAAAACTTCTAGGGCTTCATCCAGTGTGCCAAAGCCGCCCGGGCACAATACTAGCGCGTCGGCCTCTTTGACGAAAAACAGTTTACGGGTGAAGAAAAAGTGGAACGGCAACAAGTTCTCAGTGCCGTCCACGGTCGGGTTGGCGTGTTGTTCGAAAGGTAGGGTGATATTGAACCCCAAGCTGTATTCCAGACCTGCGCCTTCGTGGGCTGCCGCCATGATGCCGCCGCCAGCACCGGTAATGACCATCAACTCCGAACGGGCCAACAGGGCGCCGAGCTTCCGCGCCAGCGCATAAAGTGGATGTTCCACAGGCGTGCGCGCTGAGCCGAAGACCGTTACTTTGCGGCGTCCTTTAAATTGCTCTAATACCCGGAAGGCATTTTCCAGTTCGCGTATTGCTTGCAGCGTAATCTTGGCATTCCAGCGATTGCGATCGTCTTGGGCCATGCGCAGGACTGTCAATATCATGTCGCGATAAAGCGGAAGATTTGGGCTATTGGGAGCAACCATACGGATTTGATCTTCCACCGTGCTGACGAGGTCAACACCGTCGCTCTGAAAATGTCGCGACAAAAGATCATTCGGTTCATAGGGCATTCAAGGTTCTCCTTGGCGGAACCATTAGGTGTCGACCACATGTTGATTGATCTTGTGCTTACATCGACAACACTGGCAACGAGTGATTACGGCAATATGCCTATTGATTGCGGGGTGGGGAAATAGCAGGTCAATGAAATGCGTGTCGACGATAATGTCTCCACGCATACACGATTAGAGATAATGCTCGAAGGTTTAAATATGACTATTTCTTCATCTTGCAATCAGCCGCCTTGAATACATGGGTCGCGACTGCACGGTTGGTTTTGTATTCAGTGAACTCATATTTAAGCAGTGCACCTTTGGCCATGAGTTGGCGAAAACCTTCATTGTTGCAAACACTGGAGCCCAGTTGATTGCGAACGACATCAGGGTTTGCGCGCATCTCTACGGCGTGACTTTCGAGTACGCTCAGGTGGTCGATGAGTTCTCTTCCTTCGACGGTATAACCCTGATCAAGGATATTTTCGTTTATCGCCCGAGGCGTACCGACGCTGCTCTGCGCCGCTACTTTTTCCAGCATCTTGCTCAGTTCGTAATCCTGTTTTGAGGCCGCTTGGGCGCCAAAGGGTACGATTAGCAAAAGTGTGAGGGTGGGGACGATGAGGCGAAGCATTGAACTCTCCTGATTCAGTGACTGGCCCTTGGACCATTGACGAGAACGTGCGTTCACCGGACGCCTGATCATTACAACCCAATAAGGCGTATGTCAGGCGGTAATTGCGCGGCAGTATAAATGAATGACTGCGCAAACAAAGTGTCACCTCGCCGCGGGCGCCGCATGTGGCTCTGATAAACTCTACCGACTTTTTTATTCAACGAGTTTCTGTTATGTCAATGTTCTCTATTTGGCGACGTAAATACCGATGAGTCATGCCGTTTCCCGCCTTCGTGCCCAACGCTTGGCCCGCGCCGTCAAACCCTTTGTAGCCAGGGGGTCTAGAGCGCCACGTTGCCCTGGATGCCGGGTAATCCCCAGCTACTGCCTATGCGCTTGGCGCCCGACGGCGGCAGCAAAATCAGCTATGTGCCTGCTAATGTACGACGTCGAGCCTTTAAAGCCGACCAACACAGGCTGGTTGATCGCTGATGTTATTGAGGAAACACATGCATTTGGCTGGTCGCGGACAGAGGTTGATGCCGAGTTGCCAGCGCTACTCAGCGATCCGCAATGGCAGCCCTACATCGTTTTTCCCGGCGAATTCGTTGCCCCGGAGCGGGTGGTGACGCAGGTGAAGCTTGAAAAAGGCAAGCGTCCTCTGTTCATCTTGCTGGATGCTACTTGGAGTGAAGCACGCAAAATGTTTCGCAAAAGCCCGTATCTGGATCATTTACCGGTGCTTAGCCTGGAGCCGGAACAGATCTCTCGCTATCGGCTGCGTCGTTCCCGCCGTGATGACCACTTCTGCACCGCTGAAGTGGCGGCGCTATGTCTGGAACTGGCAGGTGACCAAGCGGCTGGCGGTGTGTTGGATGCCTATCTTGATGTTTTTAGCGCCCATTATATGGGGGCCAAACATCTACTCCCGGTTGATCTGGAGGACGGGCCGCATACTTATCTGAAAGCTTTTCTGTAAGCGATGCCAGCAGGCCGTAGCCAACGTATTGACGAAGAACTCACTGCGGTGTCTCAGGCTTGCCGGCGCCCGAACAAGCTTGCCCCTTAATTTTTTCTCTCACGCGCCATTGCAGGGTGCAGCATTTTCACGGATGGCTCAGGTTTTTTGGGCCATAACTGCGCCAGTATCATTCCCGTTAACATTAATGCGCAGCCCAGATAACCTTTCAGATGCAACGATTCGTTTAGCATCAGTGCACCGGCAATCGCGGCAAAAACTGCTTCCAGAGAAAGAATGATCGCCGCGTGAGACGCTATAGCGTTTTTTTGCGCAATCACTTGAAGGGTATAACCGACTCCTACAGCGACCACTCCGCCGTAAAGTAACGCGGGGCCAGCTGCGATGATGGATTGCATATGGATGTCTTCAAAAAATAGGGCAATGATCAAACTAACGACGGAGCAGGTGACGAACTGCAGGAACGCCAAGCGGATAGGGTCGTGGCGACTGGCGAATAGGCTGACCAGGATCACGTGCCCGCCCCACACAAATGCCCCGATCAATTGCAGCCAATCACCGGTCGCGACATGGAAATTGTCCCCGACACTGAGCAGAAACATGCCCGCTACGGCCATCCCTGCCCCCAACCAAGTGCCCATTCCAGTCTTGTGTCCCATCAGTAATCCCAGAAGCGGAACTACAATGACGTAAAGACCGGTAATGAATCCCGCATTGGTTACGCTGGTAAACAGCAGCCCAACTTGCTGCAGATTGATGCCAGCCGCCAACGCAAGGCCCATTACCAGTCCGCCGAGTAACAAATTACGCGTCATAAAGGGTTCTGGCTTGGCCGCCTTGGCACTTGAGGGCCGACGCAGGATGAGCGGCAACAAACACAATGACCCCAAGGCAAAGCGCAAGCCGGTAAAAAGATAGGGGCCGATATGGGCCATACCTGAGGTTTGAGCGACAAAACCCGATCCCCAAATCATCGCGGTAAGGAGCATTAGAAGGTCGGCACGCAGGGCTTGTTTTTGCATCATAGTGCTCGGGTCAGGGGGTCGCAGACTGTGCCGGAAAGCGTTGAACTTGACCACCCCGACTTCGCTCGTCATCCTTGTCGCCGCAATGACGCTTGAACGCCGATTGTCTGGGCTTGGCGATAACCGTGCCAAGTCGGCGCTGTGAGTTTGCTGGCATCACTAGATGCCTTCGTGAGGACTGAATTCTTCAGCACTCACCTAAAAACAGGATCATTTATAAATGACATACGAAATCCTGATTGCCGATGACCATCCGTTGTTTCGCAGCGCACTGCGCCAGGCTGTGAGCCTGGGCCTTGGTCCGGATGTGAAGTTGGTCGAAGCGGAAAGCATTGCCGAACTTGAAGTCCATTTGGCGGACAAGCGTGATTGGGATCTGGTGCTGTTGGATTTGAACATGCCGGGTGCATACGGATTTTCTGGGCTGGTTCTGTTGCGTGGGCAGTACCCACAAATTCCGGTGGTGATGGTTTCGGCCCAAGAAGAGGCATCCATCGTCGTACGTTCACGGGAGTTTGGCGCCAGCGGCTTTATCCCCAAATCCAGTTCTCTGGAAACGATTCAAGACGCGGTGCGCACGGTGCTCGCGGGTGACGTTTGGTGGCCACCTCAGGTCAATGAAGCGATCAGCGTCTCACCCGAAGCCAAAGCAGCCAGCGCTGGGTTGGCCAGTCTGACTCCACAGCAATTTCGCGTGCTGACCATGGTCTGCGAAGGTCTGCTGAACAAGCAAATTGCTTACGAACTCAGCGTGTCGGAAGCAACGATTAAAGCGCATGTCACCGCAATTTTTCGAAAGCTCAACGTGCGAACGCGTACTCAGGCGGCGTTGTTGTTGCAGCAAATGGAGTCGATTCCGCTTATAAACTAATGGGTTATAAGATTAGTTATCCACGCTTTTTTGACCTTTGTTAAATTAGCTTTCGCGTCTTTTTTCAAGCAGTAGTTATCTATGTCGCCCTTCAAAGGTCAAACTGGTCTGAAACGAATTCTCAACGCCACGGGCTACTCATTCGATGGTTTGCAAGCAGCCTTCAAGGGTGAAGCTGCCTTTCGCCAGTTGGTACTGCTCAATGTCATTCTTATCCCGCTGTCGTTTGTATTTCACGTCAGCCGGGTCGAGCGGGCGGTGTTAATAGCGGTGTGCCTCTTGGCGCTAATCGTCGAGCTCCTCAACTCAGCCATTGAGGCAGCGATTGACCGTATTTCGTTGGACCTACATCCCTTGTCGAAAAACGCCAAAGACATGGGTAGCGCGGCGCAATTCGTTGCGCTGTGCATCATAGGTCTGGTGTGGGCGCTGATTCTGCTGGATTGATGGCCTAAAAGCTTAGGCAATATTGGGCAGCACGATTTCATCGCTGCGCTGTACGCCTGCGGTGAATGCCCGGCACAAGTCGAGAAACTCGCGGATGGCAGACGTCTGGTATTTCTGTTTGTGCCAGATGAAATAGAACTGCCGCGACAGGTCCAACTCCGGGGTTTCCACCGCCACCAGGCTGCCTCTGCGAAAAGCATCGCGCAGGGCCAAGCGCGAGATGCAGCCAATGCCTAACCCTGACTCTACAGCGCGCTTGATGGCTTCGGTATGCTCCAGCTCCAGCCGCACATTTAACGCATTGCGATGATGGCGCATGGCTTGGTCGAACGTCAGCCGGGTTCCCGAACCCTGCTCACGAAGAATCCAGGCTTCCTGAGTAAGTTCTTCCAAAGTTGCGCGACCGCGTTTCGCCAGCGGGTGCTGCGGTGCGCAGAACACCACTAGTTCATCTTCGACCCAGCTTTGCACTTCGATGTCTGGGTGTGTGCAATCGCCCTCGATAAGACCTAGATCAATTTCGTATTGAGCCACTTGCTGCACAATGTGCGCAGTGTTCTGTACATGCAGTTTGACTTGGCTCTCCGGGTGACGCTGCATGAAACTACCTATCAACAGGGTGGCTAGATAGTTGCCAATGGTCAGCGTGGCACCCACCGACAGGGAGCCAAAGCCGGATTTGCCGTTGAGCAGGTCTTCTATTTCCTTTGCCTGATCAAGCAACGCAACGGCTTGGGGTAATAACTGGCGTCCGGTTGCATTCAAGCTCAAGCGCTTGCCAGCGCGGTCGAACAGTTGGCAGCTGGATTGGCGCTCTAGCTCTGTGATCGAGGTGCTGGCCGCCGACTGCGACAGTGCTAAAAGGCCGGCAGCTCGCGAGACGCTCTCTTGCTGGGCAACGGCGACGAAAATCTGAAGTTGACGTAGAGTAAATCGCATATCTATATAACCGATAACCTATATCTTAATAATTCGTTTAACAGATATTGTGCTTGCTACTAGAATGACGCGCAATGGCGCTCAACGATGGCGCAAGCGAAACTTTCAGGAGCCACCTTTACATGAGCAACATGAATCACGAGCGCGTCCTCAGCGTCCATCACTGGAACGACACGCTCTTCAGTTTCAAGTGCACCCGTGATCCAGGTCTGCGCTTTGAGAACGGTCAGTTCGTGATGATCGGTCTGCAGCAGCCAAACGGGCGCCCGCTCATGCGTGCTTACTCTATTGCTAGCCCGAACTGGGAAGAGCATCTCGAATTCTTCAGCATCAAAGTGCAAGACGGTCCGCTGACCTCCCAGTTGCAGCACTTGAAGGAAGGCGACGAGATCATCATCAGCAAAAAGCCTACCGGCACGCTGGTGCTTGACGACCTCAAGCCGGGCAAACATTTGTATCTGCTCAGCACAGGCACTGGCCTCGCGCCGTTCATGAGCGTGATTCAGGACCCAGAAACCTACGAGCGTTTCGAGAAAGTTATCCTATGCCACGGCGTACGCTATGTGAATGAAGTTGCTTATCGTGAGTTCATCACCGAGCATTTGCCACAGAACGAATTCTTCGGCGAAGCACTGCGTGAAAAGCTGATTTATTACCCAACCGTCACTCGCGAGCCGTTTGAGAACCAAGGCCGGTTGACCGACTTGATGCGCAGCGGCAAGTTGTTTCGCGACATCGGTCTGCCGCCGATCAATCCTCAGGACGACCGTGCGATGTTGTGCGGTAGCCCGAGCATGTTGGATGAGACCAGCGAAGTGCTAAACAGCTTCGGTCTCAAGGTCTCTCCTCGGATGCGTGAGCCAGGCGATTATTTAATCGAACGCGCTTTCGTCGAGAAATAGATTACCGTCTAAGATTGCACTTTCTCATTAGGCATCAACTTGTTAGCGACAGGCCTGACGCAGTGTGTCAGGTCCGACGCCCCGCTTAAAAGTCGGCTCTTACAAGGTTTGTGCTACGGCGGGTACGACCTCAAGTACATGTATTAGCCCCGCCTGCGGATAATGCCAGCGAACATCCACGTCCCACAGTTGTGTGCCGTAGCGGCGCTCCGGTGCAGGGATCTGATAAGCCGGGCGCGGGTCTTGAGCCAGGCACTGTTCAATCAGTTCGATCAATGGCTCACCTAGGCGTAACGCGTGTTCACGAGCTTGAAACAGCGCGCTGTCTTCCCATTTCACTGGAATCAATAACGGCGCCGCACTGGCGATGCGGTTTGAGGCGCCTTCGACGACGTCGGCATACGGCACGTAGGGTTTGACGTCGAGTACCGGAGTGCCATCCAACAGGTCGATGCCCGAGACCCAGAGACGTCCGGGTTCTACTTTGTCCAGCTTCACCACTGACTGACCAATTCCGTTGGGACGATGGGTTGCCCGTGTGGCAAAGACGCCCGTGAATTGATTGCCACCCAAGCGCGGCGGGCGGACTTTCAGGCGAGGTTTTTCTTCCAGCGCTTGATGAAACAAAAATAGCAGCCAGACATGGCTGACCTGTTCGAGCCCTTGCACGGCGTCGGCATGGTTGAACGGTGCTATGAGTTCCAGCACGCCGCGTGCGGCAGGCGCGAGTTGCGGCTGGCGAGGGATGGCGAACTTCTCTTTGAAACAAGAACGCATGAAGCCGATGGGCGAAACGGTGTAAGTCATGGTCGCCATCGGCCTCGGTGCAGGAATC
The nucleotide sequence above comes from Pseudomonas sp. AB6. Encoded proteins:
- a CDS encoding LOG family protein: MPYEPNDLLSRHFQSDGVDLVSTVEDQIRMVAPNSPNLPLYRDMILTVLRMAQDDRNRWNAKITLQAIRELENAFRVLEQFKGRRKVTVFGSARTPVEHPLYALARKLGALLARSELMVITGAGGGIMAAAHEGAGLEYSLGFNITLPFEQHANPTVDGTENLLPFHFFFTRKLFFVKEADALVLCPGGFGTLDEALEVLTLIQTGKSPLVPIVLLDTPGGSFWQEALNFIKNQLEANRYILPSDMKLLRLVYSAEEAVEEINGFYNNFHSSRWLKNKFVIRMHHPLNEQAIDHIQATYADLCLSENFHQHAYLGEEHDEAQFSHLARLAFSFTGRNNGHLRELVDYINLPENWALAPSQKQTQARKPLKVT
- a CDS encoding quorum-sensing-regulated virulence factor family protein — its product is MLRLIVPTLTLLLIVPFGAQAASKQDYELSKMLEKVAAQSSVGTPRAINENILDQGYTVEGRELIDHLSVLESHAVEMRANPDVVRNQLGSSVCNNEGFRQLMAKGALLKYEFTEYKTNRAVATHVFKAADCKMKK
- a CDS encoding tRNA-uridine aminocarboxypropyltransferase; translation: MSHAVSRLRAQRLARAVKPFVARGSRAPRCPGCRVIPSYCLCAWRPTAAAKSAMCLLMYDVEPLKPTNTGWLIADVIEETHAFGWSRTEVDAELPALLSDPQWQPYIVFPGEFVAPERVVTQVKLEKGKRPLFILLDATWSEARKMFRKSPYLDHLPVLSLEPEQISRYRLRRSRRDDHFCTAEVAALCLELAGDQAAGGVLDAYLDVFSAHYMGAKHLLPVDLEDGPHTYLKAFL
- a CDS encoding DMT family transporter is translated as MQKQALRADLLMLLTAMIWGSGFVAQTSGMAHIGPYLFTGLRFALGSLCLLPLILRRPSSAKAAKPEPFMTRNLLLGGLVMGLALAAGINLQQVGLLFTSVTNAGFITGLYVIVVPLLGLLMGHKTGMGTWLGAGMAVAGMFLLSVGDNFHVATGDWLQLIGAFVWGGHVILVSLFASRHDPIRLAFLQFVTCSVVSLIIALFFEDIHMQSIIAAGPALLYGGVVAVGVGYTLQVIAQKNAIASHAAIILSLEAVFAAIAGALMLNESLHLKGYLGCALMLTGMILAQLWPKKPEPSVKMLHPAMARERKN
- the erdR gene encoding response regulator transcription factor ErdR codes for the protein MTYEILIADDHPLFRSALRQAVSLGLGPDVKLVEAESIAELEVHLADKRDWDLVLLDLNMPGAYGFSGLVLLRGQYPQIPVVMVSAQEEASIVVRSREFGASGFIPKSSSLETIQDAVRTVLAGDVWWPPQVNEAISVSPEAKAASAGLASLTPQQFRVLTMVCEGLLNKQIAYELSVSEATIKAHVTAIFRKLNVRTRTQAALLLQQMESIPLIN
- a CDS encoding diacylglycerol kinase, encoding MSPFKGQTGLKRILNATGYSFDGLQAAFKGEAAFRQLVLLNVILIPLSFVFHVSRVERAVLIAVCLLALIVELLNSAIEAAIDRISLDLHPLSKNAKDMGSAAQFVALCIIGLVWALILLD
- a CDS encoding LysR family transcriptional regulator, whose amino-acid sequence is MRFTLRQLQIFVAVAQQESVSRAAGLLALSQSAASTSITELERQSSCQLFDRAGKRLSLNATGRQLLPQAVALLDQAKEIEDLLNGKSGFGSLSVGATLTIGNYLATLLIGSFMQRHPESQVKLHVQNTAHIVQQVAQYEIDLGLIEGDCTHPDIEVQSWVEDELVVFCAPQHPLAKRGRATLEELTQEAWILREQGSGTRLTFDQAMRHHRNALNVRLELEHTEAIKRAVESGLGIGCISRLALRDAFRRGSLVAVETPELDLSRQFYFIWHKQKYQTSAIREFLDLCRAFTAGVQRSDEIVLPNIA
- the fpr gene encoding ferredoxin-NADP reductase, whose translation is MSNMNHERVLSVHHWNDTLFSFKCTRDPGLRFENGQFVMIGLQQPNGRPLMRAYSIASPNWEEHLEFFSIKVQDGPLTSQLQHLKEGDEIIISKKPTGTLVLDDLKPGKHLYLLSTGTGLAPFMSVIQDPETYERFEKVILCHGVRYVNEVAYREFITEHLPQNEFFGEALREKLIYYPTVTREPFENQGRLTDLMRSGKLFRDIGLPPINPQDDRAMLCGSPSMLDETSEVLNSFGLKVSPRMREPGDYLIERAFVEK
- the tsaA gene encoding tRNA (N6-threonylcarbamoyladenosine(37)-N6)-methyltransferase TrmO, with the translated sequence MTYTVSPIGFMRSCFKEKFAIPRQPQLAPAARGVLELIAPFNHADAVQGLEQVSHVWLLFLFHQALEEKPRLKVRPPRLGGNQFTGVFATRATHRPNGIGQSVVKLDKVEPGRLWVSGIDLLDGTPVLDVKPYVPYADVVEGASNRIASAAPLLIPVKWEDSALFQAREHALRLGEPLIELIEQCLAQDPRPAYQIPAPERRYGTQLWDVDVRWHYPQAGLIHVLEVVPAVAQTL